Proteins from a genomic interval of Rosa chinensis cultivar Old Blush chromosome 2, RchiOBHm-V2, whole genome shotgun sequence:
- the LOC112190988 gene encoding probable carboxylesterase 17 translates to MRFRRSMATISFDPRPNLQATNNHQHGGVVEEIEGLIRVHKNGYIERPSIIPSVPCTTAAARDVVIDNFTNLWGRIYVPSHPAANNLSVLVYFHGGGFCVGSAAWSCYHEFLSNLACKASCVIVSVNYRLAPENRLPAAYDDGVNAVMWVKQQALSQSCEQKWWLSRCNLSSLFIGGDSAGANIAYNVTTQLSNEQSVLKPLRLKGTVLIQPFFGGEARTWSEKYATQPSQSALTLSNSDVYWRLSLPLGANRDHPWCNPLANGVAKLRDLRIPAIMVCVSELDILKDRNLELCNALTSLGKKVETVMYKGVGHAFQVLHNSQLSHPRTQELVSHIKAFINQ, encoded by the coding sequence ATGCGATTTAGAAGATCAATGGCAACCATTTCCTTCGATCCAAGGCCAAATCTTCAAGCAACTAACAACCATCAACATGGAGGTGTTGTTGAAGAAATTGAAGGCCTTATCAGAGTCCACAAAAATGGATACATAGAAAGGCCTTCAATTATCCCTAGTGTCCCTTGCACTACTGCAGCAGCTAGAGATGTTGTCATTGACAACTTCACCAACTTGTGGGGGCGTATTTATGTTCCCAGCCATCCCGCGGCCAACAACCTCTCGGTGCTTGTTTACTTTCACGGTGGAGGATTCTGTGTTGGCTCTGCTGCTTGGAGCTGCTACCATGAGTTCCTCAGCAACCTTGCTTGTAAAGCAAGTTGTGTCATCGTCTCTGTTAATTACCGTTTAGCCCCGGAGAACCGTCTCCCTGCTGCCTATGATGATGGTGTCAACGCTGTTATGTGGGTGAAACAGCAAGCTCTCAGTCAGAGTTGTGAGCAAAAATGGTGGTTAAGTCGGTGCAACCTCTCGAGCTTGTTCATAGGTGGTGACAGTGCAGGGGCTAACATAGCCTACAATGTCACCACCCAGTTGTCAAATGAACAGTCGGTTTTAAAACCACTGCGTCTCAAAGGTACTGTTTTGATCCAACCTTTCTTTGGAGGTGAAGCGCGTACTTGGTCTGAAAAATATGCAACTCAGCCGTCACAGTCTGCACTAACTCTATCAAACTCCGATGTGTATTGGCGATTGTCACTGCCGTTGGGGGCCAACCGAGACCATCCGTGGTGCAATCCCTTAGCGAATGGTGTGGCCAAGTTGAGGGACTTGAGAATCCCAGCTATAATGGTGTGCGTATCAGAGTTGGATATATTGAAGGATAGGAATTTGGAGCTGTGTAATGCTTTGACTAGCTTGGGAAAAAAGGTGGAAACAGTAATGTACAAAGGGGTTGGGCATGCATTTCAAGTTCTGCATAATTCTCAGCTCTCTCATCCTAGGACCCAAGAACTAGTGTCCCACATCAAGGCTTTCATAAACCAGTAG
- the LOC112188796 gene encoding uncharacterized protein DDB_G0275933 — protein sequence MGYIQEARENHVKKKVEEALRSKMKQKAMKECKDYASKYAECSTGRTISVVWQCRQEAKELNNCLHQFTNDDVLEQMKKDYMLQQQQKESTRSLNPSAI from the exons ATGGGTTACATACAGGAAGCACGTGAGAATCACGTGAAGAAGAAGGTAGAAGAAG CGCTGAGGAGCAAAATGAAGCAGAAGGCTATGAAGGAGTGTAAGGATTACGCTTCCAAATATGCAGAGTGCTCTACTGGGAGAACCATCTCCGTTGTTTGGCAGTGTCGCCAAGAAGCTAAGGAATTGAACAATTGCCTTCACCAATT CACTAATGATGATGTCTTGGAGCAAATGAAAAAAGATTACATGCTTCAACAACAGCAGAAGGAATCTACCAGAAGTCTAAATCCATCTGCTATCTAA